A segment of the Babylonia areolata isolate BAREFJ2019XMU chromosome 20, ASM4173473v1, whole genome shotgun sequence genome:
AAAGTAGAGGAAAGTACTTTCCTAAAACAATGGCATTGGACCAGCACATGTGACAGTAACACTGTAGATCAAATGCCTTTTAGCTGTActactttcttttgtttctaGATGATAATGTGCACATAAAATATACTGCACAGATTGGCAGAGCAATCACTGTaagtcattatgtgtgtgttgctgtttccgTTTTTTGATTTATGTACGTAATAGTGTTAGTTACAATTACAATCTTGGATACACTAATTGTGTACAAgtatgtcattctctctctctctctttcttgatctgtgtgtgtgtgtgtgtgtgtgtgtggtgttgctgtttccGTCCAGAAACAGTGTTTATTACAATCTTGGATGTACATGGAATATGTGCACCAAACCTGACGAGTAACATTCCATTCTGTTTGAGGTTAATTTACAAGAATCCACTTTACACAGGGATTGGTTTAGACAGTGACCTGGTTTACACTAGTAAAGCTAGTAAGCAAATTCTGCATTTCCTACAAAAACTTTTCTATTTCTGCGCATTTTTTTCAGTTCAAGCCAACTTTGGTTTCCACAGACAGATTTGTCTTTGTCTTATCCTTGTAATTGTCATCAAGCAGACTTCACTCTGTTTTTGTAAACCATTCTGGAAATAACTTGTGGAATGTTTCAGCTCTGTCACGACAGAGGCTACCTGGTGAcccaagatgagttggaacaagACCTGGACACATTCAAAACACTATACGGGGATAAGCCAAGGTAGTAAAACACTCATCCTTAATCTAGAggctttctctttgtttgtttctttttcttttttttctctctccggtGTTTGTTTTATGCTtagattatcttcttctttttttgtcttcattgtttttctgtttgatatGAAAAAAAGTAGTTTGTTATGTAACATGTTTACAACAAGCGAGTTGAGAAGTTTGCATGAGGCAGCTAAAGTCAATAGTCTGGGTGAGCTGGGTGTAGCATAAAAGCTGATTTAACTCTTAGACTACTAAAATGTAGACCTATTTTTGAATTACTGCAACAATTTACAAGTTGTATTTGAACTGGTACCTTAATCCAGTTCTGTTATTATTTAAAAATTTATAGGTTTCAGTATGTCAGTGTATATCCTGTATGTATCAGTGTATTTCTCTCCTTTCTTACCTTTCTTCCTGTGCATTTACTGCTATTGCCTGCTAGATACAATGCCATTGGtggctgtatatatgtgtgttatcTATACCATgaatgcatactctctctctctctctctctctgtgtgtgtgtgtgtgtgtgtgtgtgtgtgtgtgatatttttaacTCATGTTGAAAAAGCCTCAGCTGATTGTCTGACTGGAAAAAATCTGCTAAGGCTTTTCATTCTGATTTTATCTTTGAAAGCTGAGTTTTCATTCTACTATTCTTTGTATATTCCAtagttttaataataaaaaaaagagactatTTTAGGGTCTGCCTTCCAAGAGTGAAACGTCTAACAGGGGTGTTCCTGTAGTATACCCCATTACTGGTCTTAAGCATCTTATGGACTCTTGTCATTTTATttaacttttaaaatttttttttaatatatataaaaaatggaATATTTGCTTCTAGAGTTTCATCCAGATATTATTTTGTGGTAATCTGATAGACAAGTCTGGTGAAGTGATATACTGATATGGTGTTAAAATGTGTTCATTTTAGGGGGagcaatttcatttcttttttaatatGATCTTTTGATTTATTCAAAATTGTCACTAAACACCTGCATTGTTTTGCCCTGAATCGGTGATTGACGCATGTGGTTATCAGTATGTTGATTGTTAACCAGCGAGGGGCGtccaaagaggaaagacctgatTGTTCTGGTAGCTCACAACGATAATCCCACAGGTATGTTATTGTTATGCCTTGCTCCCTGTTTCTTCCACTTaaccaaaatgtgtgtgtgtgggtgtgcatgcatgcatgtctgtgagaGAGACCAAGACTGTGTTACAGGGATAAACTCAAAACATTGGTCTTTTTAAATGAGTGTGTCCCGTTTTTGACTTTGCCTATTTATTATAATATTTTTTATATTGATTGAATATATATTTACTTTTATTGAATATACTAACTGACTTTGAAAAGAAACTGAGAAACGACTGCACTTTATACCATTTTTATTTACTGGAAATTAGAAGGTAAATTGGTTGTTTGATTTTAtgtaggtttttaaaaaaatttttattagcTGGTGAAAACTTATCAGAATGCAACAAAAAGTTACATGTATATGATAGGCACTGAAAATGATGGGTGAATAAACATGATACTCTGGTTTGACTGAGTTAATCATTATGATTATATACAAAAACTAAGATTACCCTTGGCCTTTAGTTCATGTAAAAAAATCATAAAAGATTTAAGTAAGATGTCATAATAAATGTGAAATCACCCATCTAGTTGGCTGTTATTTGATTCTGAAATTTGAGGTAAAAAGCAACAACTAAGATGACATAAAGCCAgtcatatttttttgtttgtttttgatgtgtgctctgtttctttttttctttcagaccaGATGTTCGTATTCTTCCCTGATGAGCCCAAGGTGGGGATCAAGACTATCAAGGCTTACTGTCAGCAGATGCAGCAGGACAACATCATGAGAGCCATCATTGTCGTTCAGACTGGAATGACACCGTCGGCAAAACAGGTAATTTGTCGCACATGTACACTGCAAATGATTTCAGACATCCAAAGTATCCATGCTGCAGTGATAGGGTGAATAATGTTGAGTGCCAGAGGTCGCAGGCATGATTGTGATGATCATATGTGCCACCCGCAGCACAAAGAGGGACAAAGATGGAGTTAGACCTGAAATTTGATGAAATTGATCAGTCGTTATTATTTactttcactgtttcagttttttattttttttttttattcaacttcAAGATTAGATGGTAGTTAGTAATActgctaaaatgatttttttgcaAAACTGGTGTTAACAGTAGGAATGTAGCTTTAATTTAAATGATATTTGACTAGTTAAAAAACCACAAAAGCAAAACCTGTCAGCTTTTTAAAGTGGCCACACTTAATCTTCGTTCATATCTAAGGAATGCTGCACTTAATATTGAAGAATATTTACTGCAGCATCagaccacaccaaaaaacatcacTATGACCCTATCCTTATCGTGTGACCTTTGTCAAAGTTTAGGGCCAGATGGAAGGGTGTAATGTATGTATCTCCAAATAATTCTCGTTCAAAGAAATGTGTCATGGCttagttttgtgtttttgtagtttgtttcgtttttttagaATATATTGATGAATATGGTTAttatgattttttcttcttccttatgtCTGCAGGCTCTGGTGGAGATGGCCCCCAAATATATCCTGGAACAGTTCATTGAGACTGAATTATTGGTCAACATCACCGAACATATGGTAAGGAAATGCTTTAGCATTGTAATTATTCCTGTTAGGGAAAACACTATTTTCAGTCACCTTCATTTtggatatctctctctttccatttagATTTTTTACTGTATCAAACTACAAAGCTGATTATTTGTGAATGCACTTCAGATATTTATCCATTGAAAAGGCATGGCAGTGGTCTCATAACCACACTgataaaaatctaaaaaaaatttttcattaCTGTTGCTGGAATAAGAAAGTTGGCTCACTTTTAGTTTTATGCCAGTGTGTATTGTTGGATTAAGAGAAAATGATGAAT
Coding sequences within it:
- the LOC143295073 gene encoding DNA-directed RNA polymerases I, II, and III subunit RPABC1-like, with the translated sequence MDDEQEIYKLWKIRGTIMQLCHDRGYLVTQDELEQDLDTFKTLYGDKPSEGRPKRKDLIVLVAHNDNPTDQMFVFFPDEPKVGIKTIKAYCQQMQQDNIMRAIIVVQTGMTPSAKQALVEMAPKYILEQFIETELLVNITEHMLVPEHVVMTVEEKTELLARYKLKESQLPRIQQGDPVARYFGLKRGQVVKIIRPSETAGRYVSYRLVV